One segment of Salvia hispanica cultivar TCC Black 2014 unplaced genomic scaffold, UniMelb_Shisp_WGS_1.0 HiC_scaffold_503, whole genome shotgun sequence DNA contains the following:
- the LOC125199438 gene encoding receptor-like protein 9DC3 translates to MIEEKQRDDTENSNSEEEYYDDEYRISVDMIVTLKGNMSDIESLDLSANKLDGEIPSELTRLTFLAKLNLSINYLVGEIPRYNQFSTFENDSYMGNLGLCGLPLTRKCKEDDGKLIQPAAEEEYYENGFIDGFGWRCVVMGYGSGFAVGIGIGYMIIRSGRPR, encoded by the exons ATGATTGAGGAAAAGCAAAGAGATGACACAGAGAATTCCAACAGTGAAGAAGAATATTATGATGACGAGTATCGAATATCTGTGGATATGATAGTCACCTTGAAAG GAAACATGAGTGACATCGAATCGTTGGATTTGTCAGCAAACAAATTGGATGGAGAAATTCCAAGTGAATTGACAAGGTTGACATTTCTTGCGAAATTAAACCTTTCAATAAACTATCTTGTTGGAGAAATACCGCGATATAATCAGTTCTCCACATTTGAGAATGATTCATATATGGGAAACTTGGGATTGTGTGGACTTCCGTTGACAAGAAAATGCAAAGAGGATGATGGGAAATTGATACAGCCTGCTGCTGAAgaagaatattatgaaaatgGATTTATAGATGGATTTGGTTGGCGATGTGTTGTGATGGGATATGGAAGTGGATTCGCAGTTGGGATTGGAATTGGTTACATGATTATTAGAAGTGGAAGGCCAAGATG